A genome region from Bacillaceae bacterium IKA-2 includes the following:
- a CDS encoding ornithine--oxo-acid transaminase, with the protein MNATNSIIETTDKYGANNYKPLPIVISKAKGVWVEDPEGNKYIDMLSAYSALNQGHCHPKIIQALKDQADRITLTSRAFHNDQLAHFYERVSKLTGKNMLLPMNTGAEAVETAVKAVRRWAYDVKGVPTDQAEIIVSEDNFHGRTMTAVSLSSNEEYKRGFGPMLPGIKIIPYGDLEALAAAITPNTAAFITEPIQGEAGIIIPPTGFLKAALELCKKENVLFVADEIQSGLARTGKMFACDWEAVVPDMYILGKALGGGVMPISVVAANSDILGVFEPGSHGSTFGGNPLACAVASAALDVIVEEKLADRSLELGTYFQEKLKEIDNPIIKEVRGRGLFIGVELSVPARSYCEKLKQVGLLCKETHENVIRFAPPLVISKEDLDWAIKRIKDVLSK; encoded by the coding sequence ATGAACGCAACAAATTCAATTATAGAAACAACCGATAAATATGGAGCTAATAACTATAAACCGCTACCAATTGTCATCTCAAAAGCAAAAGGAGTCTGGGTAGAAGATCCAGAGGGTAATAAATATATTGATATGTTAAGTGCTTATTCGGCATTAAATCAAGGGCACTGCCATCCGAAAATTATTCAAGCACTTAAAGACCAAGCAGATCGAATTACCTTAACATCAAGGGCCTTTCATAATGATCAGCTCGCGCACTTTTATGAGAGAGTCTCTAAATTAACTGGAAAAAATATGTTGCTGCCGATGAATACCGGTGCTGAAGCGGTTGAAACAGCAGTAAAAGCTGTTCGCCGTTGGGCTTATGATGTAAAAGGTGTGCCAACAGACCAAGCGGAGATTATTGTCAGTGAAGATAACTTTCATGGTCGAACAATGACGGCCGTTTCTCTTTCTTCAAATGAAGAATACAAACGAGGATTTGGTCCGATGCTTCCGGGTATCAAGATCATCCCTTATGGCGATTTAGAAGCATTAGCTGCGGCAATCACTCCAAATACAGCTGCATTTATAACCGAACCAATTCAAGGTGAAGCAGGGATTATCATTCCGCCAACCGGTTTCCTGAAAGCCGCCTTGGAGCTTTGTAAAAAAGAGAACGTCTTATTTGTAGCAGATGAAATCCAATCAGGTCTAGCAAGAACTGGGAAGATGTTTGCCTGCGATTGGGAAGCCGTTGTACCAGACATGTACATTCTTGGAAAAGCGCTTGGTGGCGGGGTGATGCCTATTTCGGTCGTGGCTGCCAATAGCGATATCCTTGGGGTGTTTGAACCGGGTTCACATGGATCTACTTTTGGAGGAAATCCTTTGGCCTGTGCGGTTGCATCAGCGGCACTAGATGTAATCGTCGAGGAGAAGCTTGCTGACCGTTCTCTTGAATTAGGAACTTATTTTCAAGAAAAACTCAAAGAAATAGATAACCCAATTATCAAAGAAGTACGTGGTAGAGGGTTGTTTATCGGTGTTGAGCTAAGTGTTCCGGCAAGAAGTTACTGCGAAAAATTAAAGCAAGTCGGTTTGTTATGTAAGGAAACCCATGAAAATGTAATCCGCTTTGCCCCACCATTAGTTATCTCTAAAGAAGACTTAGATTGGGCAATTAAGCGAATTAAAGACGTATTATCTAAATAA
- the pruA gene encoding L-glutamate gamma-semialdehyde dehydrogenase has product MISYKHEPFTDFSVENNRQEFEAALKLVEAELGKEYPLVIGGERITTENKIISENPSNKEQHVGIVSKATRELAEKAMQVADKTFNTWKKWDPAVRADILFKAAAIIRRRKHEFSAYLVYEAGKPWNEADADTAEAIDFLEYYGRQMVEMKKGYPIESRKIEDTRLSYIPLGVGVVISPWNFAFAIMAGMTSASLVAGNTVLLKPASSTPVIAYKFLEVLEEAGLPAGVVNFIPGSGAEVGDYLVDHPRTRFISFTGSKEVGIRIYERAAKVQPGQIWLKRVVAEMGGKDTIVVDNNIDTDFAAEAIVQSSFGFSGQKCSACSRAVIHEDVYDEVLAKAIALTKKLTVGAPVNDTRMGPVNDQAAFDKVMSYVEIGKEEGRLVTGGEGDNSKGYFIQPTIIADVDENARLMKEEIFGPVVAFCKVKDFDHALDVANNTEFGLTGAVITNNRTHLEKAREDFHVGNLYFNRGCTGAIVGYHPFGGFNMSGTDSKAGGPDYLLQFTQGKLTCEQY; this is encoded by the coding sequence ATGATTTCATATAAACACGAGCCGTTTACGGACTTCTCAGTAGAGAATAATCGTCAAGAATTTGAGGCAGCTTTAAAATTAGTAGAAGCAGAGCTAGGGAAAGAATATCCATTAGTTATAGGTGGAGAAAGAATTACCACTGAGAATAAAATCATTTCTGAAAATCCATCTAATAAAGAACAACATGTTGGGATTGTCTCTAAAGCAACTCGTGAGTTAGCTGAAAAAGCAATGCAAGTTGCGGACAAGACATTTAATACGTGGAAAAAATGGGATCCAGCCGTACGTGCTGATATTTTATTTAAAGCAGCGGCGATTATTCGCCGTCGCAAGCATGAATTTTCGGCGTATCTTGTCTATGAAGCTGGCAAACCGTGGAACGAAGCAGACGCTGATACTGCTGAAGCAATCGATTTCCTAGAATACTACGGTCGCCAAATGGTTGAAATGAAAAAAGGTTATCCAATTGAAAGTCGTAAAATTGAAGATACTCGCTTATCGTACATTCCATTAGGTGTAGGTGTCGTTATTTCTCCTTGGAACTTTGCGTTTGCGATTATGGCAGGGATGACTTCGGCATCACTCGTTGCAGGAAATACAGTTTTATTAAAGCCGGCAAGTTCAACACCGGTAATCGCCTATAAGTTTTTAGAAGTGCTAGAAGAGGCAGGACTGCCAGCGGGTGTTGTTAACTTTATCCCAGGAAGTGGAGCAGAAGTTGGTGATTATTTAGTTGATCATCCAAGAACGCGCTTCATTAGTTTTACAGGTTCTAAAGAGGTTGGTATTCGTATTTATGAGCGCGCAGCGAAAGTTCAACCGGGCCAAATTTGGTTAAAGCGTGTGGTCGCTGAAATGGGTGGAAAAGACACAATTGTTGTTGATAACAACATCGATACGGACTTTGCAGCAGAAGCGATCGTTCAATCTTCATTTGGATTTTCAGGACAAAAATGTTCGGCATGTTCGAGAGCCGTCATTCATGAGGATGTCTATGATGAAGTATTAGCTAAGGCAATTGCGCTAACGAAAAAATTAACAGTCGGTGCACCAGTGAATGATACTCGCATGGGACCTGTTAATGATCAAGCTGCTTTCGATAAAGTCATGAGTTATGTTGAGATTGGTAAAGAAGAAGGACGTTTAGTCACAGGTGGTGAAGGCGATAACTCAAAAGGTTACTTCATTCAACCAACAATTATTGCCGATGTCGATGAGAATGCAAGACTAATGAAAGAAGAAATCTTTGGACCCGTCGTTGCATTTTGTAAAGTGAAAGATTTTGATCATGCATTAGATGTTGCTAATAACACAGAATTTGGCTTAACGGGTGCTGTAATTACAAACAACCGTACGCATCTCGAAAAAGCACGTGAAGACTTCCATGTCGGAAATCTTTACTTTAACCGTGGTTGTACAGGAGCGATCGTTGGATACCATCCATTTGGTGGCTTTAATATGTCAGGTACGGATTCAAAAGCTGGTGGACCAGATTATCTACTACAATTCACACAAGGCAAACTAACTTGTGAGCAATATTAA
- a CDS encoding ABC transporter substrate-binding protein has product MDRKLLRRLVMLLIVSLLALGLAACSTKEVDQEVDNDGKEANQPGTEVDEEAEFKSLVIGYEMDYESLDHIRTANYSDALILMLDRLVSRDYDFTYQPGLAKEWKISDDSLTWTFYLKEGVTFHDGKPFTADDVKWTFDQILDPDVGSPAAGDFSPIKEVNVIDEYTVDLVLEHAFPNLLFVISATVAGIGSQEAYEEYGDEYGSNYVIGTGPYKFKEWVRGDKIVLEINPDYEWGPDWAVDASIDEIVMRTIPEETSRIMEIEAGNVHILRDTSATIIERLRDSDTVDIHDGDAPRLGYLAYATDKEPFTDVRVRRAINHAINKEEIVEYIFRDNATVAHGYLPPMLTDEYYQGSEAAGYEYSKEKAIQLLEEAGYGDGLTLKLSAENNSEMTQFAQVIQNQLGEVGIEVEIQLYDSSSYVAMLREGEQELFLRVYNWLNADILDWFLESSQFPFPNHSRWIDDKTDELIATARSASSWEERAVGYHEVQKHLIEQAVWTPVYHPTRSVAVRKDVMNFKFHPWQTQFQELDLE; this is encoded by the coding sequence ATGGATAGAAAATTATTGAGAAGATTAGTCATGTTACTTATCGTTAGTCTACTGGCTCTTGGTTTGGCTGCCTGCTCTACAAAAGAAGTTGACCAAGAAGTTGATAATGATGGAAAAGAAGCTAATCAGCCAGGAACTGAGGTTGATGAGGAAGCAGAATTTAAGAGTTTGGTCATCGGTTATGAAATGGACTATGAGTCACTAGATCATATAAGAACAGCTAATTATTCTGATGCACTAATATTGATGTTGGATAGGTTGGTGAGCAGAGACTATGATTTTACCTATCAACCTGGTTTGGCAAAGGAATGGAAAATATCCGACGATTCACTTACATGGACTTTTTATTTGAAGGAGGGAGTAACTTTCCATGACGGAAAGCCTTTCACTGCAGATGATGTTAAATGGACGTTCGATCAAATACTTGATCCAGATGTAGGATCACCAGCAGCCGGTGATTTTAGTCCAATAAAAGAAGTCAATGTTATTGACGAATATACGGTAGATCTCGTATTGGAACATGCTTTTCCAAATCTTTTGTTTGTCATTTCTGCTACAGTAGCGGGAATTGGAAGCCAAGAAGCCTATGAAGAATATGGTGATGAATATGGCAGCAATTATGTAATCGGTACAGGACCATATAAGTTTAAGGAATGGGTAAGGGGAGATAAAATAGTTCTTGAAATAAATCCAGATTATGAATGGGGACCAGACTGGGCAGTTGACGCAAGCATTGACGAAATTGTCATGAGGACAATCCCAGAAGAAACGTCAAGAATTATGGAGATTGAAGCAGGTAATGTTCATATACTAAGAGATACATCAGCAACAATTATCGAGAGACTACGAGATAGTGACACAGTTGATATCCATGACGGTGACGCTCCTAGATTAGGTTATCTTGCCTACGCAACGGATAAAGAACCTTTTACTGATGTAAGGGTACGTCGTGCGATCAATCATGCGATAAACAAAGAAGAAATTGTTGAATATATATTTAGAGATAATGCGACTGTCGCTCATGGATATTTACCTCCAATGCTAACAGATGAATACTATCAAGGTAGTGAGGCAGCCGGATATGAGTACAGTAAAGAAAAAGCCATCCAATTACTTGAGGAAGCGGGTTATGGAGATGGCTTAACATTGAAATTATCAGCAGAAAATAATAGCGAGATGACGCAATTTGCTCAAGTAATTCAAAATCAACTTGGTGAAGTAGGAATCGAAGTGGAGATTCAGTTATATGATAGTTCAAGTTATGTGGCGATGCTTCGAGAGGGAGAACAAGAGCTTTTCCTTAGAGTATATAACTGGCTAAATGCAGATATCCTTGATTGGTTCTTGGAATCTAGCCAGTTCCCTTTTCCTAATCATTCAAGATGGATTGATGATAAGACTGATGAATTAATCGCTACAGCAAGAAGTGCATCATCATGGGAAGAAAGAGCAGTTGGCTATCATGAAGTGCAGAAGCACCTTATTGAGCAAGCTGTTTGGACACCTGTTTACCATCCAACTAGAAGTGTCGCTGTACGTAAGGATGTTATGAACTTCAAATTTCATCCTTGGCAAACTCAATTTCAAGAACTAGATTTAGAGTAA
- a CDS encoding alanine/ornithine racemase family PLP-dependent enzyme — MSYPRVIWSENKLLHNAAVLQGLCKQQGVTWVPVTKLICAEQEIVTSLYKKGYTSFADSRVKNIKSIKRLFPQSFATLLRLPAIREVKEVVLYTDCSLVSEWETIQALDEEAKKQKKIYQIILMVDLGDLREGILPNELISFGQKILKLAHIQWEGIGTNLTCYGGVIPTPNNLSQLVNLKELVKDKLKYELKIVSGGNSSSLYLLPKCRLPQGINQLRLGESLFLGKETAYGNKILDCYEDVFHLEAEIIELKEKGSVPKGIIGKNAFGKTPTFQDLGIRKRAILAIGQQDVYIEGLTPVSPDIIILGASSDHLIVDVTMYQEEIKVGSIISFSLNYKSLLILMTSPYVMIEKNY; from the coding sequence ATGAGTTACCCTCGAGTTATTTGGAGTGAAAATAAGTTACTACATAATGCAGCGGTTCTTCAAGGATTATGTAAGCAACAAGGAGTCACATGGGTTCCGGTTACGAAACTGATCTGTGCTGAGCAGGAAATAGTGACCAGTTTATATAAAAAAGGATATACCTCCTTTGCCGATTCAAGAGTAAAGAATATTAAATCGATAAAACGTTTGTTTCCTCAATCATTTGCTACGTTATTACGTTTACCGGCGATACGTGAGGTGAAAGAAGTGGTTCTCTATACTGATTGCAGTCTAGTATCTGAATGGGAAACGATACAAGCGTTAGATGAAGAAGCCAAGAAACAAAAAAAGATTTATCAAATTATATTAATGGTTGATTTAGGGGATTTACGAGAAGGGATCCTTCCTAATGAGTTAATTTCTTTTGGTCAAAAAATACTAAAACTTGCTCATATTCAATGGGAAGGAATAGGAACAAATTTAACTTGTTATGGTGGCGTTATTCCTACCCCTAATAACTTATCTCAACTTGTTAATCTCAAGGAACTTGTAAAAGATAAGCTGAAGTATGAGTTGAAAATAGTTTCGGGTGGAAACTCTAGCAGTCTGTACCTGCTACCAAAGTGTAGACTTCCTCAAGGGATCAATCAATTACGTTTAGGGGAATCTCTTTTTCTAGGTAAAGAAACGGCCTATGGAAATAAAATTCTTGATTGCTATGAGGATGTTTTTCATTTGGAGGCAGAGATAATTGAGTTAAAGGAAAAGGGATCCGTTCCTAAAGGAATTATTGGAAAGAATGCATTTGGTAAAACGCCAACCTTTCAAGATTTAGGTATCCGCAAGAGGGCTATATTAGCAATAGGTCAGCAGGATGTATATATTGAAGGTTTAACTCCGGTTTCCCCTGATATTATTATTTTAGGAGCGAGCAGTGATCATCTGATAGTGGATGTTACAATGTATCAAGAGGAGATAAAGGTAGGAAGTATAATTTCTTTCTCACTGAATTACAAGTCTTTATTAATATTGATGACTTCTCCTTATGTAATGATAGAAAAAAATTATTGA
- a CDS encoding ATP-binding cassette domain-containing protein, with translation MARNILEVKDLKVHFPIIGDFIPRTVGYVKAVDGISFDIKQGETLGLVGESGCGKSTTGRAIMRLVKSREGQVLFQGNDVLSMNKKQLKNTRKDLQFIFQDPYASLNPRMKIGDALDEVLYVFKYGGKEERKKRVEELIEMVGLNKKQLSRFPHEFSGGQRQRVVIARALAVNPKFIICDESVSALDVSIQSQIINLLVEFQKELNLTYLFIAHDLGVVRHISNRIAVMYLGKIVEIAESDELFKNPKHPYTKALLSAVPVSDPELRREKILLVGDMPSPIDPPSGCRFHTRCIYAEEICLKEEPEYRDEGGGHNVACHFDL, from the coding sequence TGACTTCATCCCGAGAACTGTAGGTTATGTAAAGGCAGTCGATGGGATTAGTTTCGACATAAAACAAGGTGAGACTCTTGGTTTAGTTGGAGAAAGTGGATGCGGCAAATCTACAACAGGCAGAGCGATTATGAGATTAGTTAAATCTAGAGAAGGTCAAGTATTATTCCAAGGGAACGATGTCCTTTCGATGAATAAAAAGCAGTTGAAAAATACAAGAAAGGATCTGCAGTTTATATTCCAGGATCCTTATGCTTCCCTTAACCCAAGAATGAAAATTGGGGATGCTCTAGATGAGGTATTATACGTATTTAAATATGGTGGAAAAGAAGAAAGAAAGAAAAGGGTAGAAGAACTTATTGAAATGGTTGGATTAAATAAAAAACAATTATCAAGGTTTCCTCATGAATTTAGCGGTGGACAAAGGCAAAGAGTTGTTATTGCTAGGGCACTAGCTGTAAACCCTAAATTTATTATTTGTGATGAATCTGTGTCGGCGTTGGATGTTTCTATTCAGTCACAAATAATAAATTTGTTAGTGGAGTTTCAAAAAGAACTTAATTTGACCTATCTCTTTATTGCCCATGATTTAGGTGTAGTTAGACATATTAGTAATCGAATTGCTGTGATGTATCTTGGGAAGATTGTCGAAATAGCTGAAAGTGATGAACTATTTAAAAACCCAAAGCACCCATATACAAAAGCACTTTTATCAGCCGTCCCTGTCAGTGATCCTGAATTAAGACGAGAAAAAATACTGTTGGTTGGAGATATGCCTAGTCCAATTGATCCCCCTTCGGGTTGTCGATTTCATACTAGATGCATTTATGCAGAGGAAATTTGTTTAAAAGAGGAGCCTGAATATAGAGATGAAGGAGGTGGTCACAATGTAGCCTGTCACTTTGATCTATAG
- a CDS encoding ABC transporter permease produces the protein MGNNDLQYKQTTEIMAPEIIGDTNRGPNVWKKILSNKGAVFGISIIIITLIIAIFAPFFATHGYAVMELPQMLKAPSLQNFFGTDEFGRDIFSRVVYGAQVSLLVGFGAVGITMIIGITLGALAGYYGGIIDHIITGLTDIAWSFPAVILAIAFVAVLGPSLPTVIIVVALVSWGGFTRIVRAQFLTLREQEFIDATRVLGMSDMRIIFKHLLPNSLAPIIVLTTMEVPKAIIIEASLSFLGLGVQPPTPSWGSIMSAGRSYIVEAPWIILFPGLALALFVLGFNLFGDALRDILDPRLKKE, from the coding sequence ATGGGCAACAATGATTTACAATATAAACAAACTACAGAGATAATGGCTCCAGAAATAATCGGAGATACTAATAGGGGACCGAATGTATGGAAAAAAATTCTTTCCAACAAAGGAGCGGTTTTTGGAATTTCAATCATAATCATTACACTTATTATCGCCATTTTTGCACCTTTTTTCGCTACTCACGGATATGCTGTAATGGAATTACCTCAAATGTTGAAAGCTCCTAGCTTGCAAAACTTTTTTGGAACAGATGAGTTTGGTAGAGATATTTTCAGTAGGGTTGTTTATGGAGCTCAGGTTTCATTATTAGTTGGTTTTGGTGCAGTAGGTATTACAATGATCATTGGGATTACGTTAGGAGCTTTAGCGGGATATTATGGCGGCATCATTGACCATATAATTACAGGTTTGACAGATATCGCCTGGTCTTTTCCTGCAGTTATTTTGGCTATTGCTTTTGTTGCTGTATTAGGTCCAAGTCTTCCAACGGTAATTATTGTTGTTGCACTGGTAAGTTGGGGTGGATTTACAAGAATCGTTAGAGCGCAATTCCTTACTCTGAGAGAGCAGGAATTTATCGATGCTACTAGAGTATTAGGAATGAGTGACATGAGAATCATCTTTAAGCACCTATTACCAAACTCGCTCGCTCCAATCATCGTATTGACGACAATGGAAGTTCCAAAGGCAATCATTATTGAAGCATCATTAAGTTTTCTTGGTTTAGGTGTGCAACCGCCAACACCTAGTTGGGGTTCTATAATGAGTGCAGGAAGATCATATATTGTAGAAGCTCCATGGATAATTTTATTTCCGGGCTTGGCTTTAGCGTTATTTGTATTAGGCTTCAACCTTTTCGGGGATGCTTTACGAGATATACTAGATCCACGGTTAAAAAAGGAATAG
- a CDS encoding ABC transporter permease: protein MLKYIIKKLILMIPVLIGMTIVIFLILHLAPGDPVHLLVGPNVTPEAYEKVSISLGLDKSSTSQYFTFMGNILRGDLGISILQKRPVSEIIMERLPITLELGIYALILSFVISIPLGIAAAVKRNTAIDYGAMTAALIGMSLPNFWFGLLLVYFFSYRLGWFPISGYGTWMHLVLPVIAMGLTDAAITARMARSSMLEVIRQDYIRTARAKGLKERVVINEHALRNALIPLITILGLRIGMIFSGSVIIETVFSIPGIGRTMVDAIFARDFPVIQGSLLVLGACVLIANLLADVLYAVVDPRIKY, encoded by the coding sequence ATGCTGAAATATATTATAAAGAAATTGATATTGATGATCCCAGTATTAATTGGAATGACGATTGTCATATTTTTGATCCTTCACCTAGCACCGGGAGACCCTGTGCACTTACTAGTAGGACCAAATGTTACTCCAGAAGCTTATGAAAAAGTTAGTATAAGCCTAGGATTGGATAAATCAAGCACATCTCAATATTTTACATTTATGGGTAATATATTAAGAGGGGACCTTGGGATATCAATTTTACAGAAAAGACCTGTTAGTGAAATTATTATGGAACGTTTACCGATTACATTGGAGTTAGGAATTTATGCATTGATTCTATCATTTGTAATTTCTATTCCGTTAGGTATTGCTGCAGCTGTTAAAAGAAATACAGCTATAGATTATGGGGCGATGACGGCGGCGTTAATAGGTATGTCTTTGCCTAATTTTTGGTTTGGACTGTTACTAGTCTACTTTTTTTCCTATCGTCTAGGATGGTTCCCTATCTCTGGTTATGGAACTTGGATGCATTTGGTCTTACCCGTAATTGCTATGGGATTAACCGATGCGGCGATAACAGCTAGGATGGCACGGTCGAGTATGCTCGAGGTTATTAGGCAGGATTATATAAGAACGGCAAGGGCCAAAGGATTAAAGGAGCGGGTCGTTATCAATGAGCATGCATTAAGAAATGCCTTAATACCGCTTATTACTATATTAGGTCTAAGAATCGGAATGATATTTTCAGGTTCTGTTATTATTGAGACTGTGTTTAGTATCCCAGGAATTGGTAGGACTATGGTAGATGCTATATTTGCAAGGGATTTTCCGGTTATTCAAGGTTCACTTTTAGTCCTTGGAGCATGCGTGTTGATCGCAAACCTTTTAGCGGATGTTCTCTATGCAGTAGTTGATCCAAGGATTAAGTACTAG